A single window of Nicotiana sylvestris chromosome 5, ASM39365v2, whole genome shotgun sequence DNA harbors:
- the LOC104218199 gene encoding protein SOSEKI 2, which produces MEVGNGRRICRENSPERERGKSQSSRRSVIRPSFRKVQVVYYLSRNGQLEHPHYMEVTHLAHQQLRLKDVIDRLTILRGRGLPSLYSWSCKRSYKNGYVWNDLAENDFICPSEGAEYVLKGSEIIEGSTEKFQQLQSPQLRNTCQQIQESNFLPKRKSVGSKRHTEAEIVQNNVHYLDENIEEEYEEKSSYSTSSTTPNSTCSRGVCTDDQNELIQPITRKNPTDLTHTNSLSPPSAISSSLSDKPINNEITNTSKRFEDGDPVASESLLSRNSVLFQLISCGGSVSFRGKTEPTIVKQPPPSPPCTVVVARKSSSSSSASFHKGVLCKVAAKNLEMNEVEEIKYMSENPRFGNLQSEEKEYFSGSIVESMTMEERTAQVGPHLKKSSSYNEERSSKAGLRVVAEAEDEELKKEKAVKGKCIPRKKSSSKQSRK; this is translated from the exons atggagGTTGGGAATGGAAGAAGAATATGCAGAGAGAATAGCCCAGAAAGAGAAAGAGGGAAATCACAAAGCAGCAGAAGATCAGTGAtcagaccaagtttcagaaaggTTCAAGTTGTGTATTACTTATCAAGAAATGGGCAACTTGAACATCCTCATTACATGGAAGTCACTCATCTTGCTCATCAACAACTTCGCTTGAAAG ATGTGATTGATAGGCTTACCATCTTGAGAGGTAGAGGCCTGCCTTCACTCTATTCTTGGTCTTGCAAAAG GAGTTACAAGAATGGCTATGTGTGGAATGACTTGGCTGAAAATGATTTCATCTGCCCTTCTGAAGGCGCTGAGTATGTTCTCAAAGGTTCTGAGATTATTGAAGGTTCCACAG AAAAATTTCAGCAACTTCAGTCCCCACAACTGAGAAACACTTGCCAACAAATTCAAGAGTCAAACTTCCTGCCAAAACGCAAATCAGTAGGTTCAAAACGACATACAGAGGCAGAAATTGTTCAGAACAACGTTCATTACCTAGACGAAAATATTGAAGAAGAATATGAAGAGAAATCAAGTTACAGTACTAGCTCCACCACACCCAATTCCACATGCTCTAGAGGCGTTTGCACTGATGATCAAAACGAGTTAATCCAACCAATTACTCGGAAAAATCCTACCGACTTAACTCACACCAACTCGTTATCTCCTCCTTCAGCAATATCCTCTTCACTTTCAGACAAGCCCATTAATAATGAAATTACCAACACGTCCAAGCGGTTCGAAGATGGTGACCCGGTTGCCTCCGAGTCATTACTGAGTAGAAACTCGGTCCTCTTTCAACTCATCTCCTGCGGAGGCTCAGTGTCGTTTAGGGGAAAGACTGAGCCAACAATTGTGAAGCAACCTCCGCCGTCGCCACCGTGCACGGTGGTGGTGGCTAGGAAgagtagcagcagtagtagtgCTAGTTTTCATAAAGGGGTTTTGTGTAAAGTGGCGGCGAAGAATTTAGAGATGAATGAGGTGGAAGAGATCAAGTACATGTCGGAGAATCCACGATTTGGGAATTTGCAGTCGGAGGAGAAGGAATATTTCAGTGGGAGCATTGTTGAATCAATGACGATGGAGGAACGAACAGCTCAAGTTGGACCACACTTGAAGAAATCATCTTCCTATAACGAAGAAAG GAGCTCAAAGGCAGGACTGAGAGTAGTCGCAGAAGCAGAAGATGAGGAATTGAAGAAGGAAAAGGCTGTAAAAGGAAAATGCATTCCAAGGAAAAAGTCTTCCTCTAAACAGTCCAGAAAATGA